In Chryseobacterium salivictor, the DNA window GCATCTAACAGCGCCTGGTTTGCGCCCTGTCCTTTGAAAGGACTCATTGGATGTGCCGCATCGCCGATTAATGTTGCGTTTCCGGCTTTCTGCAATAATTCTGGCGTGAGCAATGCCCGATCATAAACAGGATAACCGGAAATCTGCGTTTCTGAAGTTGCTGCGACAATCTGTGGAATCGGAGCGTGCCACTGCGTTCTGCGCAACGCCTCTGCTTTCAATGCTTGCGGACCTTTTGCGCTCAATTCTTTCGCTTCATTTTCCGGCATGGGAAAACTCAGTTGCCACATGACGGAGTCGGAATCATATGGCATCATGTAAATTCTTTCGTTACCATTGGCGGTTTGGAAGACCGTCGCGGAATCCAGCAAAGAACTTTCAATATTTTCGAGCGCTGACAAAGGACAAATGCCCAAAATCACAATACAGTCGAGGTAGCGCAACGGAGAAATTTCTTCGCCAATCAACAGATTCCGGACAACACTGCGGATGCCGTCGGCTCCGACGAGAAGACCGGCTTTTGCGGTTTCTGTTTTTCCACCGACCTGAAAGTGGAGGTCGATTCCGCCTTCTTTATTTTCTTTAAAACCGAGGAGTTGATGGTTCCATTGTATCATTTTTTTTCCGCCAAGTTGGCCGAGTAGTGCTAAGCGCAGAGACTGTCGGGCGATGTGGATATTGGTGCGTTTCGGCGAAGTTTTTGCGTTGGCGTCTGTTTCCAGCCATTTTCGCATTCCCCATTCGCCAACGATTTTTCCTTCGGGCGTATGAACCAGATGGCGGGTGGAAACGACGCCTTTTTCCAAATTGAAAATGCCAAAACCTTCGATGGCTTTGCTCGCCTGTTGCAGCGTTAATCCGTAACCTTGAGACCGTTCATCAAAACTTTTGTCGCGCTCGTAAAGGGTAAATGGAATTCCGCGGTGCAGACACGCTACGGCAAGCGCAACCCCGCCAATTCCGCCCCCAATAATGGCAACGTGCGGATAGTTTTCAATATCCGGAACGGGAAAGTGTTCTGAGGGAATAATTCCGGAGCCGGAACAGTTTGGACAAATATAAAGGGAAGCTTCCGGGCGGACCGGCGGTATTTCTCCGGAATTATTTTTTTTAAAGTTTTCTAATTCCGACTGATACCGAAGCCGGATACTCTTTTTTATTCTGCGCTTTAATTTGCCCGATGCTTTGCATTCCGGGCACACCGTAAAACTGATTTTTTCTTTTTCCATCTTCTTTATTTCGATAACGGGAGCTGCTGAATACCCATCCTTTCGCGAATCTTTTTCGATACTTGCTCACAATTTTCAAAGATACGGAAAGCGCTTTTTGCAATGAAAATTTTGCGGTCTGTAATTTAAAAATTAATTTTTATTGTACAGGGAAATCTGCGGCCCGGCCTG includes these proteins:
- a CDS encoding FAD-dependent monooxygenase, producing MEKEKISFTVCPECKASGKLKRRIKKSIRLRYQSELENFKKNNSGEIPPVRPEASLYICPNCSGSGIIPSEHFPVPDIENYPHVAIIGGGIGGVALAVACLHRGIPFTLYERDKSFDERSQGYGLTLQQASKAIEGFGIFNLEKGVVSTRHLVHTPEGKIVGEWGMRKWLETDANAKTSPKRTNIHIARQSLRLALLGQLGGKKMIQWNHQLLGFKENKEGGIDLHFQVGGKTETAKAGLLVGADGIRSVVRNLLIGEEISPLRYLDCIVILGICPLSALENIESSLLDSATVFQTANGNERIYMMPYDSDSVMWQLSFPMPENEAKELSAKGPQALKAEALRRTQWHAPIPQIVAATSETQISGYPVYDRALLTPELLQKAGNATLIGDAAHPMSPFKGQGANQALLDALSLAREIFKNCKPSSHWREKGIRETALAKYETEMLTRSATKVEDSAAAAQFLHSEIALYEGDEPRGRVLKRGDL